One Nostoc punctiforme PCC 73102 DNA window includes the following coding sequences:
- a CDS encoding ABC exporter membrane fusion protein, whose protein sequence is MVQKQKQSFIKPLIKPVVWWPVILATTMTLATGAASFYTFSRFQLSSKVQPLATPRSSPKMTTIAALGRLEPQGEVIRLSAPESQGGVRVTKLMVNKGDKVRQGQVVAMLDSYFPRLAALEKAQQQVLVAQASLNQVKAGAKAGDISAQKATIARLEAELRGETSAQEATIARLQADWRNAESENQRYQQLYKDGAISASDADTKRLRVDTVQQQLNEAKASLKRSIETLQKQLIEAKARLKSIAEVRPTDIAAAQADVENALASVNQAKAEWDLSIVRSPITGQIMKINTWPGEIIGTTGIADLGRTQQMYVVAEVYETDIKKVRIGQSAIITSDALPGKLRGKVTDIGLQVGKQNIFNNNPQADTDNKIVDVKIRIDNLQDNQRVAGLTDLQVEVIIDI, encoded by the coding sequence ATGGTACAAAAACAAAAACAGTCATTCATCAAACCATTAATTAAGCCTGTAGTTTGGTGGCCAGTTATATTAGCAACTACTATGACTCTAGCTACTGGTGCAGCCTCTTTCTATACCTTTTCACGATTTCAGTTGTCCTCGAAAGTGCAGCCTCTAGCTACCCCACGTAGTTCTCCTAAAATGACTACTATTGCAGCATTAGGACGTTTAGAACCTCAAGGAGAGGTCATTCGTTTATCGGCTCCAGAGTCCCAAGGGGGTGTTAGGGTAACAAAACTTATGGTAAACAAAGGAGACAAAGTGCGACAGGGGCAAGTAGTTGCAATGCTTGACAGTTACTTTCCTCGTCTTGCAGCTTTAGAAAAAGCCCAACAACAAGTCTTAGTTGCTCAAGCCAGTCTTAACCAAGTAAAAGCTGGCGCAAAAGCTGGAGATATCTCTGCACAAAAAGCAACCATTGCTCGTTTAGAAGCTGAGTTGCGCGGAGAAACTTCTGCCCAAGAAGCAACGATCGCTCGCTTACAGGCTGATTGGCGGAATGCTGAAAGCGAAAATCAGCGATATCAGCAGTTATATAAAGATGGTGCGATTTCAGCCTCCGACGCAGATACTAAACGTTTGCGAGTCGATACAGTTCAACAGCAACTCAATGAAGCTAAAGCTTCTCTCAAGCGCAGTATAGAAACTCTTCAAAAGCAGTTAATAGAGGCTAAAGCCAGACTCAAGAGTATTGCTGAGGTTCGTCCTACCGATATAGCAGCAGCACAAGCTGATGTCGAAAATGCCTTAGCCTCAGTTAACCAGGCTAAGGCAGAGTGGGATTTAAGTATTGTGCGATCGCCCATAACCGGGCAAATCATGAAAATTAATACTTGGCCTGGAGAAATTATCGGCACTACAGGAATAGCTGATTTAGGTCGCACACAACAGATGTATGTGGTAGCAGAAGTCTATGAAACTGATATTAAAAAAGTACGTATCGGTCAATCTGCGATTATTACTAGTGATGCTTTACCAGGTAAATTACGAGGAAAAGTTACAGATATTGGTTTACAAGTTGGCAAACAAAATATCTTTAACAACAATCCTCAAGCAGACACAGATAACAAAATAGTTGATGTAAAAATTCGTATTGATAATCTTCAAGATAACCAGCGAGTTGCTGGGCTGACTGATTTACAGGTAGAGGTAATTATTGATATTTAA